One genomic window of Arvicola amphibius chromosome 4, mArvAmp1.2, whole genome shotgun sequence includes the following:
- the Leap2 gene encoding liver-expressed antimicrobial peptide 2 isoform X1, giving the protein MKKADRCQPIKGNENCPLAFRLQHLPFAKMLQLKLFAVLMTCLLLLSQVNGSPVPELSSAKRSRRMTPFWRGVSLRPIGASCRDDSECITRLCRKRRCSLSVAQE; this is encoded by the exons ATGAAAAAGGCAGACAGATGTCAGCCTATAAAAGGAAACGAGAACTGTCCCCTGGCCTTCAGGCTCCAACATCTTCCTTTTGCCAAGATGCTACAGCTCAAACTCTTTGCAGTGCTCATGACTTGCCTGCTGTTGTTGAGCCAG GTCAATGGCTCCCCAGTACCAGAACTGAGTTCAGCAAAGAGATCCCGGAGAATGACCCCATTTTGGAGAGGGGTTTCCCTCAGGCCCATTGGTGCTTCATGTCGGGATGATTCGGAGTGTATCACAAGACTATGCAG AAAAAGACGCTGTTCTCTAAGTGTGGCCCAGGAGTGA
- the Leap2 gene encoding liver-expressed antimicrobial peptide 2 isoform X2: MKKADRCQPIKGNENCPLAFRLQHLPFAKMLQLKLFAVLMTCLLLLSQVNGSPVPELSSAKRSRRMTPFWRGVSLRPIGASCRDDSECITRLCRAAFLV, from the exons ATGAAAAAGGCAGACAGATGTCAGCCTATAAAAGGAAACGAGAACTGTCCCCTGGCCTTCAGGCTCCAACATCTTCCTTTTGCCAAGATGCTACAGCTCAAACTCTTTGCAGTGCTCATGACTTGCCTGCTGTTGTTGAGCCAG GTCAATGGCTCCCCAGTACCAGAACTGAGTTCAGCAAAGAGATCCCGGAGAATGACCCCATTTTGGAGAGGGGTTTCCCTCAGGCCCATTGGTGCTTCATGTCGGGATGATTCGGAGTGTATCACAAGACTATGCAG agctgCATTTCTAGTATAA